A window of the Falco rusticolus isolate bFalRus1 chromosome 1, bFalRus1.pri, whole genome shotgun sequence genome harbors these coding sequences:
- the SGMS2 gene encoding phosphatidylcholine:ceramide cholinephosphotransferase 2 produces MNTIETAKLEEHMEGQNNDTSNGYSRPTLSVSEENKNGTSKPKGLSNGLRKTTKKYPDYIQIAMPAESRNKFPLEWWKTGIAFVYALFNLILTTVMITVVHERVPPKELSPPLPDKFFDYIDRVKWAFSVSEINGIILLGLWIFQWLFLRYKSIVGRRFFFIIGTLYLYRCITMYVTTLPVPGMHFQCAPKLNGDSQAKVQRILRLISGGGLSITGSHILCGDFLFSGHTVVLTLIYLFIKEYSPRHFWWYHLICWLMSAAGIICILVAHEHYTVDVIIAYYITTRLFWWYHSMANEKTLKVSSQTNFLSRAWWYPIFYFFEKNVQGSVPCSFSWPISWPPSCFKSSCKKYSRVQKTGEDNEKST; encoded by the exons ATGAATACCATTGAGACAGCAAAGCTCGAAGAGCATATGGAGGGTCAAAACAATGACACTTCTAATGGCTACTCACGACCTACTCTCTCAGTCAGTGAAGAGAACAAAAATGGCACTAGCAAACCAAAGGGCTTGTCTAATGGCTTGCgaaaaacaacaaagaagtATCCGGATTACATCCAGATTGCTATGCCTGCTGAATCTAGGAACAAATTTCCTCTGGAATGGTGGAAAACAGGCATTGCCTTTGTCTATGCTCTCTTCAATTTGATTCTCACAACTGTGATGATCACTGTGGTCCATGAGAGAGTACCTCCAAAGGAGCTAAGCCCTCCCTTGCCTGACAAATTTTTTGATTACATTGATCGTGTGAAATGGGCTTTTTCTGtatcagaaataaatggaataatACTACTTGGATTATGGATATTCCAGTGGTTGTTTCTTAGATATAA ATCAATAGTGGGACGCAGGTTCTTTTTTATAATAGGAACTTTGTATCTGTACCGCTGTATTACCATGTATGTTACCACCTTACCTGTGCCTGGAATGCATTTTCAGTGTGCACCAAAG TTGAACGGAGATTCTCAGGCAAAGGTTCAGAGGATCCTGCGACTGATTTCTGGTGGTGGTCTATCCATAACAGGATCACACATCCTGTGCGGAGACTTCCTGTTTAGTGGTCACACTGTGGTACTAACACTGATCTACCTGTTCATCAAAGAGT ATTCACCACGTCATTTCTGGTGGTATCACTTAATCTGCTGGCTAATGAGTGCTGCTGGCATAATTTGTATCCTTGTTGCTCATGAACACTATACTGTAGATGTCATCATTGCTTACTATATCACTACACGGCTTTTCTGGTGGTATCACTCAATGGCTAATGAAAAG ACTTTAAAGGTCTCTTCGCAGACAAATTTTCTCTCTCGAGCATGGTGGTatccaatattttatttctttgagaaGAATGTGCAAGGCTCTGTTCCTTGCAGCTTTTCCTGGCCAATATCTTGGCCTCCCAGCTGCTTCAAATCTTCATGCAAGAAGTATTCACGGGTTCAGAAGACAGGAGAGGACAATGAAAAATCTACCTGA